A single window of Botrytis cinerea B05.10 chromosome 15, complete sequence DNA harbors:
- the Bcnpc2 gene encoding Bcnpc2, whose translation MKFSISLVTLLFSSTFVAASPLFSNGQTVLGGNMDVPGNNPLSYCNPDRSTDILTLDHVNLNPNPPLAGGKLTIEAAGKLSQKLEEGAYVRLQVKYGLIRLISMTEDLCKQVSNVDLSCPIDAGDITITKEVELPSQIPPGTYTVFADAFTADDEPITCLKATVTFAR comes from the exons atgAAGTTTTCCATCAGCCTTGTTACTCTGCTCTTCAGCAGCACTTTTGTCGCTGCAAGCCCTCTTTTCAGTAACGGTCAAACCGTCCTGGGAGGCAATATGGATGTTCCTGGAAACAACCCTCTCAGCTACTGCAACCCCGATCGTTCAACGGATATCCTGACGCTCGATCACGTCAATCTGAATCCCAACCCTCCACTTGC TGGGGGAAAACTTACCATCGAAGCGGCCGGCAAGTTGTCGCAGAAGTTGGAGGAGGGCGCATATGTTCGCTTGCAGGTCAAGTATGGCTTGATTCGACTTATCAGCATGACAGAGGATCTGTGCAAGCAAGTATCGAACGTAGATTTGAGTTGCCCGATTGATGCTGGAGACATTACAATCACAAAAGAAGTTGAATTACCTAGCCAAATTCCTCCG GGAACTTACACCGTCTTCGCTGATGCATTCACTGCGGATGACGAACCAATTACTTGCTTAAAAGCAACAGTTACGTTTGCACGTTAG
- the Bcvma7 gene encoding Bcvma7: MAAPASAYKDRQFLAVIGDEDSVTGLLLAGIGHVTSPPDSQKNFLVVDNKTDNAAIEEAFERFTTERKDIGILLINQHIAERIRHRVDTYTAAFPALLEIPSKDHPYDPEKDSVLRRVRRLFGE; this comes from the exons ATGGCAGCTCCAGCATCTGCCTATAAGGATAGGCAATTTCTTGCCGTTATTGGTGACGAG GACTCTGTAACTGGACTGTTGTTGGCAGGCATTGGC CATGTCACCTCACCACCAGACTCGCAGAAGAACTTCCTCGTTGTCGATAACAAGACAGATAATGCCGCAATTGAGGAAGCCTTTGAAAGATTCACAACTGAGAGGAAGGATATTGGTATTTTGTTGATCAACCAACAT ATTGCGGAACGTATACGCCATCGAGTAGACACATACACAGCCGCATTCCCTGCATTGTTGGAGATACCTAGTAAAGATCACCCATACGATCCGGAGAAGGATAGTGTTCTGAGAAGAGTTCGAAGACTCTTTGGAGAGTGA
- the Bcssl1 gene encoding Bcssl1, translating to MADSDGEYVDDLSDDDIGAPANVNAGHGTRSTGAATGAAGSAAKEKAANGGGNRRKAAWEDIQRSWDTVVEGADGSINSTVEGLREANKRKRLLRDTTPLQRGIIRHFILILDLSFAMTEKDMRPTRYLLTIRYASEFVTEYFEQNPISQLGIIGMRDGIAVRISDMSGNPTEHIERLKALRVDQGQGNPSLQNALEMSRAALFHAPSHGTREILIIYGALLSSDPGDIHETISSLITDRIRVSIVGLAAQVAICAELCSRTNAGDDTAYSVALNEEHFRQLMMATTTPPVTRTKKQSQSSLLMMGFPSRTLDPGKSMSFCACHGKLSRGGYLCSRCESKVCSLPAECPACGLTLILSTHLARSYHHLFPLRNWAEVLWKDAGKSKGCYGCQVTFPQRDEHEKSASEQPLKGMSESGRYACEVCGNHFCIDCDVFAHEVVHNCPGCQSDTRGSISGVDGGGGGALARSLEKDMDAMVE from the exons ATGGCAGACTCTGACGGTGAATATGTCGACGATCTctcagatgatgatattggaGCACCCGCCAATGTAAATGCTGGACATGGCACTCGATCTACTGGAGCTGCCACAGGCGCTGCCGGGTCAGCTGCGAAAGAAAAAGCTGCAAATGGTGGTGGTAATAGGCGGAAAGCTGCATGGgaagatattcaaagaagTTGGGATACTGTAGTCGAAGGAGCAGATGGTAGTATCAATTCTACTGTTGAGGGGTTAAGGGAAGCTAACAAAAGGAAGAG ATTATTGAGAGATACGACGCCCTTACAGCGAGGTATTATTCGCcacttcattctcatccttgACCTCTCCTTCGCCATGACTGAAAAGGACATGCGCCCCACGCGTTACCTCCTCACCATCCGTTACGCCAGCGAATTCGTTACCGAATACTTCGAACAGAACCCTATCTCGCAACTTGGAATTATTGGCATGCGCGATGGTATTGCAGTGCGCATTTCAGATATGAGTGGAAATCCTACCGAACATATTGAGCGATTGAAAGCCCTCCGCGTAGACCAAGGTCAAGGGAATCCCAGTTTACAAAATGCTTTAGAGATGAGTAGAGCTGCACTATTTCACGCTCCAAGTCATGGTACGAGGGAGATACTTATTATATACGGTGCCCTACTTTCAAGTGATCCAGGCGATATCCATGAAACGATTTCCTCGCTAATAACGGATCGCATACGGGTTAGTATTGTAGGACTTGCAGCCCAAGTTGCCATTTGCGCCGAACTGTGCTCGCGCACTAATGCTGGGGATGATACGGCATATTCTGTTGCATTGAATGAAGAACATTTCAGACAATTAATGATGGCAACTACAACGCCCCCAGTCACGCGTACCAAAAAGCAGTCACAGAGTAGTCTACTCATGATGGGCTTCCCATCTCGAACACTCGACCCAGGAAAAAGCATGAGCTTTTGCGCATGTCATGGGAAGCTAAGTAGAGGAGGCTATCTATGCTCTCGATGTGAAAGTAAAGTGTGCTCACTCCCAGCGGAATGCCCAGCATGCGGCCTCACTCTTATTCTCTCCACTCATTTGGCCCGCTCATATCATCATTTATTCCCCTTGCGTAATTGGGCTGAAGTTCTTTGGAAAGATGCCGGAAAATCTAAAGGGTGTTATGGGTGCCAAGTAACTTTTCCCCAAAGGGACGAGCATGAGAAAAGTGCCTCCGAACAACCATTGAAGGGCATGAGTGAGAGTGGGAGATATGCGTGTGAGGTTTGTGGTAATCACTTTTGTATTGATTGTGATGTCTTTGCACATGAGGTAGTGCATAATTGCCCAGGTTGTCAGAGCGACACAAGAGGTTCGATTAGTGGTGTTGATGGGGGAGGTGGGGGAGCTCTAGCAAGGAGCTTGGAGAAGGATATGGATGCTATGGTTGAATGA